A window from Patescibacteria group bacterium encodes these proteins:
- a CDS encoding PDZ domain-containing protein, which yields MNTKFSNLKIIIFAVIFGLGAGIVGQMLATAYFLPQEIFITSEGSRVKQAASQTAENEKIIEAAKSTLPTVLEIFPKKISSHNPENQIYLPDERMALGTALTSDGWIISFGGKIINSKNGFVIVAGDQKIFEPKKIIIDEATGAIFIKIEADNLSVPKLGSEENIYLGEKVLTLRNKQSFQTLQAVDLSYGPAAEPKDLLKSSEKFSKFILLDQNLTQNEIGAPLINLSGEIVGILSDISPAVAVPISFWRDAFLEILKTENTGRPYLGVHYLDLGNSPGISEAFSQGKTAGALIWSDKNLKIMGVVKNSPAAISDLKDGDIIIKINNENLSQKIDLTKAISQYSPADKIQITILRNGEEKIIDITLGKKM from the coding sequence ATGAATACAAAATTCTCCAATCTAAAAATTATTATTTTTGCCGTCATTTTCGGCCTGGGAGCCGGCATCGTCGGACAAATGCTTGCCACTGCGTATTTTTTGCCTCAGGAAATTTTTATCACAAGCGAGGGAAGTCGCGTGAAACAAGCAGCAAGCCAAACTGCTGAAAATGAAAAAATTATAGAAGCGGCTAAAAGCACTCTGCCGACAGTTCTTGAAATTTTTCCTAAAAAAATCTCTTCCCATAATCCGGAAAATCAAATTTACCTTCCTGATGAGCGGATGGCTTTAGGCACTGCCCTCACTTCAGACGGATGGATTATAAGCTTTGGGGGAAAAATAATTAATTCAAAAAATGGTTTTGTCATCGTGGCGGGAGATCAAAAGATTTTTGAGCCGAAAAAGATTATTATTGACGAAGCGACGGGAGCTATTTTTATAAAAATTGAAGCGGATAATTTATCTGTCCCAAAATTGGGGTCGGAAGAAAATATTTATTTAGGGGAAAAAGTTTTAACCTTGAGGAATAAACAATCATTCCAAACTCTGCAAGCCGTTGACTTGTCTTATGGGCCGGCTGCCGAGCCAAAAGATCTCCTCAAATCTTCCGAAAAATTTTCTAAATTTATTCTCCTAGACCAAAACCTGACTCAAAATGAAATTGGCGCGCCACTCATAAATCTCTCCGGCGAAATCGTGGGAATTCTTTCCGATATCTCACCCGCCGTAGCAGTGCCGATTAGTTTTTGGCGAGATGCTTTCTTGGAAATTTTAAAAACAGAAAATACCGGACGGCCCTACCTTGGCGTTCATTATTTAGACCTTGGAAATTCTCCCGGGATTAGCGAAGCGTTCAGCCAAGGTAAAACAGCCGGCGCCCTTATTTGGAGCGACAAAAATTTAAAAATCATGGGCGTGGTCAAAAATAGTCCGGCGGCAATAAGCGATCTTAAAGACGGCGACATTATTATAAAAATAAATAATGAAAATTTAAGCCAAAAAATCGATCTTACAAAAGCAATCTCTCAATACTCCCCTGCTGATAAAATTCAAATTACAATTTTACGAAACGGCGAAGAAAAAATAATTGATATTACTCTTGGCAAAAAAATGTGA
- a CDS encoding Wzz/FepE/Etk N-terminal domain-containing protein, translating into MSTNYVRILKREWRTIFFITGGALALSLIFSLVQPFQYSAKTRILVIPSGSGLDAYSALKSAEAIGENIAQVIYTTSFFDKVIQSNSSIQNIWSTDENKKRKQWEKMIDAEVLYGTGMLDITVYHKDKAQSSMLASTIADVLSKEGRNYFGIPGLQITMVSSPLLSKYPVKPNILLNVFMGLLLGLIAGVTFTILTYHPAMREEAPPKPIKIAESKMHFRPEEKEERKISEEREIISMHNHYNKH; encoded by the coding sequence ATGTCCACAAATTACGTAAGAATTTTAAAACGCGAATGGCGCACAATTTTTTTCATTACGGGAGGAGCTCTGGCTCTTTCTCTAATTTTCAGCCTCGTTCAACCTTTTCAATACAGCGCCAAAACAAGAATTCTCGTAATCCCTTCTGGTAGCGGCTTGGATGCCTACAGTGCCTTAAAATCAGCCGAAGCAATCGGCGAAAATATTGCTCAAGTTATTTACACCACTTCTTTTTTTGATAAAGTAATCCAAAGCAATTCCAGTATCCAAAATATCTGGAGCACGGACGAAAATAAGAAAAGAAAGCAATGGGAAAAAATGATTGATGCCGAGGTTCTCTACGGAACAGGCATGCTTGATATTACTGTCTACCACAAAGATAAAGCTCAGTCTTCAATGCTCGCCTCCACAATCGCCGACGTTTTATCCAAAGAAGGACGCAATTATTTTGGCATACCCGGACTTCAAATCACAATGGTTTCCTCGCCACTTCTTTCCAAATATCCGGTCAAGCCAAATATTTTACTTAATGTTTTTATGGGGTTGCTCCTGGGCCTTATTGCCGGCGTTACTTTTACTATTCTTACCTACCATCCAGCCATGCGGGAAGAAGCCCCTCCGAAACCGATTAAAATAGCTGAATCAAAAATGCATTTTCGTCCGGAAGAAAAAGAAGAAAGAAAAATTAGTGAAGAACGGGAAATCATCAGCATGCATAATCATTATAATAAGCACTAA